One Denticeps clupeoides chromosome 3, fDenClu1.1, whole genome shotgun sequence DNA window includes the following coding sequences:
- the LOC114785451 gene encoding uncharacterized protein LOC114785451, whose translation MSLGDAEVQVPRQQQQQQRRGPRRLLSVAAAALSASALCGAVVLALGAWQVHGVRDRVERLEGQLEELRGPGPAHVQMQSASTSSYENYAYLKLQTASLMDQTMPWVEFQRGPDRSVGGNFRYDGDMRVLTVRRSGLYFLHVALNFTCVGGCSAAAVSVTFTSDRQVLDCRVDLPPGAASGPVTHTCWTLLKHMDAGGRLISNMSVKRAAPEGTMLGWRLVEERCEFGIFLMERKD comes from the exons ATGTCGCTCGGAGACGCGGAAGTCCAGGTCccccggcagcagcagcagcagcagcgtcgcGGCCCCCGCCGGCTGCTCTCCGTCGCGGCGGCGGCGCTGTCCGCATCGGCGCTGTGCGGCGCCGTGGTGCTGGCGCTGGGTGCGTGGCAGGTCCACGGCGTGCGGGACAGGGTGGAGCGGCTGGAGGGACAGCTGGAGGAGCTCCGTGGTCCCGGTCCCGCGCACGTCCAGATGCAGAGCGCGTCCACGTCTTCTTACGAG AACTACGCCTACCTGAAGCTCCAGACGGCCAGCCTGATGGACCAGACCATGCCCTGGGTGGAGTTCCAGCGCGGCCCGGACCGCTCGGTCGGCGGCAACTTCCGGTACGACGGCGACATGCGCGTCCTGACCGTCCGGAGGAGCGGCCTGTACTTCCTGCACGTGGCGCTGAACTTCACCTGCGTGGGCGGCTGCTCCGCCGCCGCCGTGTCGGTCACCTTCACCAGCGACAGGCAGGTGCTGGACTGCCGGGTGGACCTGCCGCCGGGCGCGGCCTCCGGCCCGGTGACGCACACCTGCTGGACGCTGCTGAAGCACATGGACGCCGGCGGCCGGCTGATCAGCAACATGTCCGTCAAGCGGGCCGCGCCGGAGGGGACCATGCTGGGCTGGAGGCTGGTGGAGGAGCGCTGCGAGTTCGGCATCTTCCTCATGGAGAGGAAGGACTGA